One stretch of Ipomoea triloba cultivar NCNSP0323 chromosome 8, ASM357664v1 DNA includes these proteins:
- the LOC116027338 gene encoding auxin-responsive protein IAA27-like produces the protein MSTPLEEHDYIGLSEVPSMENSEKSCVSSVDSERKAKGLNLKATELRLGLPGSESPERENGSLVEEKNGYSSVGVLGAKRGFSDTINGGSEKWVFSASGGSEADLPKQGGALFSPRGVNGGAKILAPETNTQQSSMASTLMKEAPPHSPRPAQEKKPQVSASPSHGVAPAAKAQVVGWPPIRSFRKNSMVTNPPKTEEGPDGKSGSGCLYVKVSMDGAPYLRKVDLKIYDCYKDLTLALQKMFSCFTIGQSGSPGVPIRDGLSESRLMDLHGSEYVLTFEDKDGDWMLVGDLPWEMFVDSCKRLRIMKSSDAVGLAPRAALEKCKNG, from the exons ATGTCTACACCCTTGGAAGAGCATGATTACATAGGCTTATCAGAGGTTCCTTCAATGGAAAACTCTGAGAAGAGCTGTGTTTCCTCTGTTGACAGTGAGAGGAAGGCCAAAGGCTTGAACTTGAAGGCCACTGAGCTGAGACTAGGGTTGCCTGGTTCTGAGTCACCAGAGAGGGAGAATGGGTCTCTGGTGGAGGAGAAGAATGGGTACTCATCAGTTGGGGTTTTGGGGGCCAAGAGGGGGTTCTCTGACACCATTAATGGTGGTTCTGAGAAGTGGGTTTTCTCTGCAAGTGGTGGATCTGAGGCTGACTTGCCTAAACAAGGTGGAGCCTTGTTTTCCCCTAGGGGTGTCAATGGGGGTGCCAAGATCCTTGCTCCTGAAACTAATACCCAGCAGTCTTCCATGGCTTCCACTCTAATGAAAGAGGCTCCTCCCCACTCTCCAAGGCCTGCCCAGGAGAAAAAGCCTCAGGTTTCTGCTTCACCTAGCCATGGTGTTGCTCCTGCAGCAAA GGCACAGGTGGTAGGATGGCCCCCAATTCGATCTTTTCGGAAGAATTCGATGGTTACTAATCCTCCCAAGACCGAAGAAGGTCCAGATGGGAAGTCGGGGTCGGGCTGTCTCTATGTCAAAGTCAGCATGGATGGCGCCCCTTACCTGAGAAAAGTTGACCTTAAGATCTACGACTGCTATAAGGATCTGACTTTGGCTCTGCAAAAGATGTTTAGCTGTTTTACAATCG GTCAATCGGGATCTCCAGGTGTTCCTATCCGGGATGGATTGAGCGAAAGTAGATTGATGGATCTGCATGGTTCCGAATATGTACTTACCTTTGAAGACAAAGATGGTGACTGGATGCTCGTTGGTGATCTTCCATGGGA AATGTTCGTAGACTCTTGCAAGCGTCTAAGGATCATGAAGAGTTCAGATGCTGTTGGTCTAG CTCCCAGAGCGGCCCTGGAGAAGTGCAAAAACGGTTAA